A genome region from Labrus mixtus chromosome 9, fLabMix1.1, whole genome shotgun sequence includes the following:
- the med17 gene encoding mediator of RNA polymerase II transcription subunit 17: MSGGPPVSVSIESSCEKQVQEVALDGTETYVPPLSMSQNLAKLAQRIDFSQGSESEEDGAESEPKDREWGKEAEEEEGTVKFQPSLWPWDSVRNNLRSALTEMCVLYDVLSVVKEKKYMALDPVSQDPAANKTPQVFQLISKKKSLGTAAQLLLKGAEKLSKSVAENQENRRQRDFNSELLRLRSQWKLRKVGDKILGDLSYRSAGSLFPHHGTFEVIKNTDIDLDKKIPEDYCPLDVQIPSDLEGSAYIKVSIQKQAPDIGDLGTVNLFRRPPKTKAGTQAWHVKLEAAQNVLLCKEIFAQLSREAVQIKSQIPHIVVKNQIISQPFPGLQLSISLCHSTGEKKNHKASPEKPKPDDHLYVLEHNLHQMMREFHKQQLSSVVMPHPASAPFGHKRMRLAGPQAYDKSEISSLQHNEGLLEKIIKQAKHIFLRSRTARTIDSLASRIEDPQIQAHWSNINDVYESSVKVLITSQGYEQICKSIQLQLNIGVEQIRVVHRDGRVVTLSHQEQELQDFLLSQMSQHQVHAVQQLAKVMGWHVLSFSNHVGLGPVESIGNASAVTVASPNGEYAISVRNGPESGCKVLVQFPRSQTKELPKSDVIQEAKWSHLRGPSKEVHWSKMEGRNFVYKMELLMAALTPCP; encoded by the exons ATGTCAGGTGGGCCACCTGTGAGCGTGAGCATTGAGTCCTCCTGTGAGAAGCAGGTACAGGAAGTGGCCTTGGATGGGACAGAGACCTATGTCCCCCCTCTGTCCATGTCCCAGAACCTGGCAAAGTTGGCCCAAAGGATCGACTTCAGCCAGGGATCAGAATCTGAGGAGGATGGAGCAGAGAGCGAACCCAAGGACCGTGAGTGGGGcaaagaggcagaggaagaagaag GTACAGTGAAGTTTCAGCCATCTCTGTGGCCCTGGGACTCGGTGCGTAACAATCTTCGCAGTGCCCTGACAGAGATGTGTGTACTCTATGACGTGCTCAGTgtggtgaaagagaagaagtACATGGCCTTAGACCCAGTGTCTCAGGACCCAGCAGCTAACAAG ACCCCTCAGGTGTTCCAGTTGATCAGTAAAAAGAAATCTTTGGGCACAGCAGCGCAGCTCCTCCTAAAGGGAGCAGAGAAGCTCAGCAAGTCGGTAGCAGAGAACCAGGAGAACAGGAGGCAGAGGGACTTCAACTCAGAGCTGCTGCGACTGCGCTCGCAGTGGAAACTACGCAAAGTGGGTGACAAGATCCTAGGAGACCTCAGCTACAGGAGTGCAG GTTCTCTTTTTCCTCACCATGGCACATTTGAGGTgatcaaaaacacagacattgaTCTGGACAAAAAGATCCCAGAGGACTACTGCCCCCTTGATGTCCAGATCCCCAGTGATTTGGAGGGATCTGCTTATATCAAG GTATCTATCCAGAAACAAGCTCCAGACATCGGTGATCTGGGAACTGTCAACTTGTTCAGGAGACCTCCAAAAACCAAAGCTG GAACCCAGGCGTGGCATGTGAAGCTTGAAGCAGCTCAAAACGTTTTGCTCTGTAAGGAGATCTTCGCGCAGCTGTCCAGAGAAGCAGTTCAGATCAAATCCCAGATCCCTCACATTGTTGTGAAGAATCAGATCATCTCACAGCCTTTCCCAG GTCTGcagctctccatctctctgtgcCACTCtacaggagagaagaagaaccaCAAGGCGTCTCCTGAGAAACCCAAACCAGACGACCACCTTTATGTGCTGGAACACAATCTGCATCAGATGATGAGAGAG ttcCACAAGCAGCAGCTGAGTTCTGTGGTGATGCCACATCCAGCGAGCGCCCCCTTTGGGCACAAACGGATGCGCCTGGCAGGGCCGCAGGCCTATGACAAATCTGAAATCTCCAGCTTGCAGCACAATGAGGGGCTGCTGGAGAAGATCATCAAACAGGCCAAACACATCTTCCTTCGTAGCAG GACAGCACGGACCATCGACAGCCTCGCCAGCCGCATTGAGGACCCTCAGATCCAGGCTCACTGGTCAAATATCAACGACGTGTACGAGTCCAGCGTCAAGGTGCTCATCACCTCTCAGGGCTACGAGCAGATCTGCAA GTCCATCCAGCTGCAGCTGAACATCGGTGTGGAGCAGATCAGAGTTGTGCACAGAGATGGCCGTGTCGTCACTCTGTCACATCAGGAACAGGAGCTGCAGGACTTCCTCCTCTCACAG ATGTCTCAGCATCAGGTGCACGCAGTTCAGCAGCTGGCAAAAGTGATGGGCTGGCACGTCCTCAGTTTTAGCAACCATGTGGGCCTGGGCCCAGTGGAGAGCATTGGAAATGCCTCCGCTGTCACTGTAGCCTCTCCCAATGGAGAGTACGCAATCTCAG TGCGTAACGGTCCAGAGAGCGGGTGCAAGGTTTTGGTCCAGTTCCCCCGCAGCCAGACCAAAGAGCTGCCCAAGAGCGACGTCATCCAGGAGGCAAAGTGGAGCCACCTCAGAGGGCCGTCCAAAGAGGTCCACTGGAGCAAGATGGAGGGACGAAACTTTGTGTATAAGATGGAGCTCCTCATGGCTGCACTGACCCCATGTCCTTAG
- the LOC132980840 gene encoding V-set and transmembrane domain-containing protein 5 encodes MWHLRLWDVQDVAVFLSITLYICHLAGAISIHSPQRSLTRSVQDDVFFSVDVTCNGIPTIQWTFMSGAVSRTIGTWEPGVYTNITVDYSSRVQPYYNGSMGLSDLRLQDAGYYVVTVTDTTGSSKDAGFVLKVNEVIYEDLQYLSVSALALACLAGLLMLTMWLLDKAYRKIKAWRRRKQMPETNATELQPL; translated from the exons ATGTGGCATTTAAGGCTCTGGGATGTACAAGATGTTGCTGTGTTTCTCAGCATCACATTGTATATATGTCACCTAG CTGGAGCCATCTCCATCCACTCTCCCCAGAGGAGCCTCACGCGGTCAGTGCAGGACGATGTGTTCTTCTCAGTGGATGTTACCTGCAACGGGATCCCCACCATACAATGGACCTTTATGTCAGGAGCGGTGAGCCGCACCATAGGGACTTGGGAGCCCGGGGTGTACACCAACATAACGGTGGATTACAGCAGCAGAGTGCAGCCTTACTACAACGGCTCTATGGGCCTGTCCGACCTGCGGCTGCAGGATGCTGGGTACTACGTGGTCACTGTCACAGACACGACAGGGAGCAGCAAGGACGCTGGCTTTGTCCTGAAAGTAAACG AGGTTATTTACGAGGATCTccagtacctgtctgtctctgccttGGCGCTGGCTTGTTTGGCCGGGCTTCTCATGCTGACTATGTGGCTTCTGGACAAGGCCTACAggaagataaaagcatggagACGAAGGAAACAGATGCCAG AAACTAATGCAACAGAGCTGCAGCCTCTTTGA